From the genome of Abyssicoccus albus, one region includes:
- a CDS encoding peptidylprolyl isomerase → MTQYPQLTTEILDGERKATLHTNYGDIDIKLFESLVPKTVENFITLAKDHYYDGIIFHRVIKDFMIQGGDPTGTGMGGESSFGGAFEDEFDDKLYNLYGALSMANAGPNTNGSQFFIVQAKMVPSQMLSQLEGAGFPAEIVKAYTEQGGTPWLDRRHSVFGHVINGMDIVEKIANVETKAQDKPVEDVVIESISID, encoded by the coding sequence ATGACACAATATCCACAACTAACAACTGAAATTTTAGACGGTGAACGTAAAGCGACTTTGCATACGAACTATGGGGATATCGACATTAAATTGTTTGAATCATTGGTGCCTAAGACTGTTGAGAACTTTATTACTTTGGCAAAAGACCATTATTATGATGGTATTATTTTTCACCGTGTGATTAAAGACTTCATGATTCAAGGCGGCGACCCAACAGGTACTGGAATGGGTGGTGAAAGTAGCTTTGGAGGTGCTTTTGAAGATGAGTTTGATGATAAACTGTATAATTTATATGGTGCACTAAGTATGGCGAATGCTGGTCCAAACACAAATGGTTCACAATTTTTCATTGTACAAGCGAAGATGGTACCGAGTCAGATGTTATCGCAACTAGAAGGTGCTGGATTCCCAGCAGAAATTGTCAAAGCATATACTGAGCAAGGTGGTACGCCATGGTTGGATCGTCGTCATTCAGTATTTGGACATGTCATTAATGGCATGGATATTGTTGAGAAAATCGCAAATGTAGAGACAAAGGCACAAGATAAACCTGTAGAAGATGTAGTGATTGAATCTATTTCAATTGATTAA
- a CDS encoding DUF1871 family protein, whose translation MNSELNIELYRLFRTWNPLELPDDDALQDPEVYMCMECVHHYELSTDISKSIQQEYINAFDEVIELDEIEHITHKALQLKSLYKDNE comes from the coding sequence ATGAATAGTGAACTCAATATTGAATTATATCGTTTATTTAGAACGTGGAACCCTCTCGAACTTCCTGATGATGATGCGTTACAAGATCCAGAAGTTTATATGTGCATGGAATGTGTTCATCATTATGAGCTTTCTACGGATATCAGTAAATCAATACAGCAAGAATATATCAATGCCTTTGATGAAGTGATTGAGCTCGATGAAATCGAACACATAACTCATAAAGCACTTCAACTTAAATCACTATATAAAGATAATGAGTAA
- a CDS encoding S1 RNA-binding domain-containing protein, producing MSRYNEGDRVKVKITAIKPYGAFVQTPDKTDGLIHISEVMDDFVHSIGDHLSKGQIVVAKVKSIEPSGKLNLTLKDNEHFNKKKTTYSSVIDEVISTETLGFESLKQHMPEWIARGKQL from the coding sequence ATGAGCAGATATAACGAAGGAGATCGCGTAAAGGTGAAAATTACTGCGATAAAGCCGTACGGTGCTTTTGTTCAAACTCCAGATAAAACAGATGGTCTGATTCATATATCAGAAGTGATGGATGACTTTGTACATTCAATCGGTGATCATTTATCCAAGGGACAAATCGTGGTTGCCAAAGTGAAGAGTATAGAACCAAGTGGTAAGTTAAATTTAACATTAAAAGATAATGAACATTTTAATAAAAAGAAAACAACTTATTCATCTGTCATTGATGAAGTTATATCGACTGAGACATTAGGGTTTGAATCATTAAAGCAACACATGCCAGAGTGGATTGCACGAGGTAAACAATTATAA
- the pruA gene encoding L-glutamate gamma-semialdehyde dehydrogenase → MIPYKHEPFTDFSLEENQKLMQEGFNIVSEYLGEEYPLIINGERIMTDKKKDTYNPANTEEVVGKISQATQEHANQAMEAAKERFETWRKVAPEVRADVLFKAAAIIRDRKFEFTALLIKEAGKPWKEADADTAEAIDFLEYYGRQMLKIKDGEPVESRPGEYNQFDYIPLGVGFVVSPWNFALAIMAGTTAAAVVTGNTVLLKPSSLASAVSYKFVEVMEEAGLPAGVINYVPGSSRDIGDYIVEHKDTRFISFTGSRDVGVRIYEKAAIVQEGQVNLKRVIAEMGGKDTIVVDASADLELAAQAIVDSAFGFSGQKCSACSRVIALEDIHDELLEKVKEKTTKLTVGDPVNQSNMMGPVIDQASIDKIKEYIEIGKKEGKLEAGGTTDENKGHFVHPTVFSGLKHNDRLMQEEIFGPVVGFTTAKDFTQAIEYANDTDYGLTGAVITKNREHIEQAREDFMVGNLYFNRNCTGAIVGYQPFGGFKMSGTDSKAGGPDYLILHMQGRTSSEMLKRY, encoded by the coding sequence ATGATACCTTACAAACACGAACCATTTACAGATTTCTCATTAGAAGAGAATCAAAAGTTGATGCAAGAAGGCTTTAATATTGTAAGCGAATACTTAGGTGAAGAATACCCATTAATTATTAATGGTGAACGTATTATGACAGATAAAAAGAAAGATACATATAACCCAGCAAACACTGAAGAGGTTGTTGGTAAAATATCTCAAGCAACACAAGAGCATGCTAATCAAGCAATGGAAGCTGCAAAAGAACGTTTTGAAACGTGGAGAAAAGTTGCTCCTGAAGTAAGAGCAGATGTTTTATTCAAAGCTGCTGCAATCATTCGTGATCGCAAGTTTGAATTCACTGCATTATTAATTAAAGAAGCAGGGAAACCTTGGAAAGAAGCAGATGCTGATACTGCTGAAGCGATTGACTTCTTAGAGTACTACGGTCGCCAAATGCTTAAAATTAAAGACGGAGAGCCTGTTGAAAGTCGTCCTGGTGAGTACAATCAATTTGATTATATCCCATTAGGTGTAGGGTTTGTTGTATCTCCTTGGAACTTCGCATTAGCGATTATGGCAGGAACGACAGCTGCTGCGGTCGTAACAGGAAATACTGTATTGTTGAAGCCTTCAAGTTTAGCGTCAGCAGTATCTTATAAGTTCGTTGAAGTGATGGAAGAGGCTGGATTGCCTGCAGGTGTGATTAACTACGTACCAGGTTCATCAAGAGATATTGGTGATTACATCGTTGAGCATAAAGACACACGCTTTATATCATTCACTGGTTCACGCGATGTTGGTGTACGAATTTATGAGAAAGCAGCGATTGTTCAAGAAGGTCAAGTGAACTTAAAACGTGTGATCGCTGAAATGGGTGGTAAAGATACAATCGTTGTCGATGCAAGTGCAGATTTAGAGTTAGCGGCACAAGCGATTGTAGATTCAGCGTTTGGATTTAGTGGACAGAAGTGTTCAGCATGTTCACGTGTCATCGCATTAGAAGATATTCATGATGAATTATTAGAAAAAGTTAAAGAGAAAACAACTAAATTAACAGTTGGAGACCCAGTAAATCAATCTAATATGATGGGACCTGTGATTGATCAGGCTTCTATCGATAAAATTAAAGAATACATTGAAATCGGTAAAAAAGAAGGGAAACTTGAAGCTGGTGGAACGACTGATGAAAATAAAGGTCATTTCGTTCATCCAACCGTATTTTCTGGACTGAAGCATAATGATCGATTAATGCAAGAAGAAATTTTCGGACCAGTTGTTGGATTTACAACAGCTAAAGACTTTACACAAGCGATTGAATACGCGAATGATACAGATTATGGTTTAACAGGTGCAGTAATTACTAAAAACCGTGAGCATATTGAACAAGCGCGCGAAGATTTCATGGTAGGTAACTTATACTTTAACCGTAACTGTACAGGAGCAATTGTCGGATACCAACCATTTGGTGGATTCAAAATGAGTGGTACAGACTCAAAAGCAGGAGGCCCTGATTATTTAATTCTTCATATGCAAGGCAGAACATCTAGTGAAATGTTAAAGAGATACTAA
- a CDS encoding ornithine--oxo-acid transaminase, with protein MSKSEQIIKVTDEYGAPNYKPLPIVISEAEGVYVKDPEGKEYMDMLSAYSAVNQGHRHPKIIDALKAQADKVTLTSRAFHSAELGPWYEKICKLANKEMALPMNTGAEAVETAIKAARRWAYDVKGVEDNKAEIIAMNNNFHGRTLAAVSLSSEPEYRRGYGPLLDGIKLVDFGDADAIREAITPNTAAVLLEPIQGEAGILIPTDGFLKEVRQICDENNVLFIADEIQAGLCRSGKLFACDWEDVKPDMYILGKALGGGVFPISCVLADKEILEVFNPGSHGSTFGGNPLACKVSEAALDVLIDEKLADRSLELGEYFMSELKKIDNPIIKEVRGKGLFIGVELTESARPYCEALKEEGLLCKETHDTVIRFAPPLIITKKQLDWALERINKVLSK; from the coding sequence ATGAGTAAATCAGAACAAATTATTAAAGTGACGGATGAATATGGAGCACCGAACTATAAGCCGTTACCAATTGTTATTTCAGAAGCAGAAGGTGTATACGTAAAAGATCCAGAAGGTAAGGAATATATGGATATGTTAAGTGCTTATTCTGCAGTAAACCAAGGACATAGACATCCAAAAATTATTGATGCGCTTAAAGCTCAAGCAGATAAAGTTACTTTAACTTCTCGTGCATTTCACTCAGCTGAACTAGGTCCTTGGTATGAAAAGATTTGTAAATTGGCAAATAAAGAAATGGCGCTTCCAATGAATACTGGTGCGGAAGCTGTTGAGACAGCAATTAAAGCAGCTCGTCGCTGGGCATATGATGTGAAAGGTGTTGAAGATAATAAAGCGGAAATTATCGCAATGAATAATAATTTCCACGGCCGTACTTTAGCCGCAGTATCGTTATCAAGTGAACCTGAGTATCGTCGCGGTTATGGTCCGTTATTAGATGGTATTAAACTTGTTGATTTCGGTGATGCGGATGCGATTCGTGAAGCAATCACTCCAAATACTGCTGCTGTATTATTAGAACCTATCCAAGGTGAAGCAGGTATTTTAATTCCGACAGATGGTTTCTTAAAAGAAGTACGCCAAATTTGTGATGAAAATAACGTATTATTTATCGCCGATGAAATTCAAGCAGGTTTATGTCGTAGTGGTAAATTATTTGCATGTGATTGGGAAGATGTTAAACCGGACATGTATATTTTAGGTAAAGCATTAGGCGGTGGAGTATTCCCAATTTCATGTGTTCTTGCTGACAAAGAAATTCTAGAAGTCTTCAATCCTGGATCTCACGGCTCAACGTTTGGTGGTAATCCATTGGCGTGCAAAGTTAGTGAAGCAGCATTAGATGTTTTAATTGATGAAAAGCTTGCCGACAGGTCTTTAGAGCTTGGAGAATATTTCATGTCAGAACTTAAGAAGATTGATAATCCTATCATTAAAGAAGTTCGTGGTAAAGGCCTATTCATTGGTGTAGAATTAACTGAAAGTGCTAGACCATATTGTGAAGCGCTTAAAGAAGAAGGGCTGTTATGTAAAGAAACACATGATACAGTAATTCGTTTTGCACCGCCATTAATTATTACAAAAAAACAATTAGACTGGGCGCTTGAGCGTATTAATAAAGTGTTAAGCAAGTAA
- a CDS encoding Glu/Leu/Phe/Val family dehydrogenase: MAEINNLVLSTQNIMKDALEKLGFEESMYELMKEPLRILKVRIPVKMDDGSTKVFTGYRAQHNDAVGPTKGGVRFHPDVDEEEVTALSMWMTLKCGIVDLPYGGGKGGIMCDPREMSMGEVERLSRGYVRAISQFVGPTKDIPAPDVFTNSQIMAWMMDEYSAIDEFNSPGFITGKPLVLGGSQGRDRATALGVVICIEEACKKRNINIEDARIVIQGFGNAGSFLAKILSDMGAKIVGISDANAALQDPNGLDIDYLLDRRDSFGMVTNLFEDTITNKELFELDCDILIPAAISNQITEDNAEQIKANIVVEAANGPTTPRATKILHDRGVLLVPDVLASAGGVTVSYFEWVQNNQGYYWTEEEVNTKLREKLTKSFSDIYDLHENRHIDMRLAAYMSGIKRTAEAVRYRGWA; encoded by the coding sequence ATGGCTGAGATTAATAATTTAGTGTTATCAACCCAAAATATTATGAAAGATGCATTAGAAAAACTAGGTTTCGAAGAAAGTATGTATGAATTAATGAAAGAACCTTTGCGCATCTTGAAAGTACGTATTCCTGTGAAGATGGATGATGGCTCAACTAAAGTATTTACTGGATATCGTGCTCAACATAATGATGCTGTTGGACCAACAAAGGGTGGAGTAAGATTCCACCCAGATGTTGACGAAGAAGAAGTGACGGCATTATCTATGTGGATGACGCTTAAATGTGGAATTGTAGATTTACCATACGGCGGAGGTAAAGGTGGAATCATGTGTGACCCTCGTGAAATGAGTATGGGTGAAGTTGAACGATTAAGTCGTGGTTATGTCCGAGCAATTTCACAATTCGTTGGACCTACTAAAGATATTCCTGCACCAGATGTATTTACGAATTCACAAATTATGGCATGGATGATGGATGAATACAGTGCAATTGATGAGTTTAACTCGCCAGGTTTCATTACTGGAAAACCGTTAGTGCTTGGTGGTTCTCAAGGCCGTGATCGTGCAACAGCACTAGGTGTAGTCATTTGTATTGAAGAGGCATGTAAGAAGCGTAATATTAATATAGAAGATGCACGAATTGTAATCCAAGGATTTGGTAATGCGGGAAGCTTTTTAGCTAAAATTTTGTCTGATATGGGTGCGAAAATTGTTGGTATATCTGATGCCAATGCAGCATTACAAGATCCAAATGGTCTAGATATCGATTATTTATTAGATCGCCGTGATAGTTTTGGTATGGTAACGAACTTATTTGAAGATACGATTACGAACAAAGAATTATTCGAATTAGATTGTGATATTTTAATTCCTGCAGCAATCAGTAATCAAATTACTGAAGATAATGCAGAACAAATCAAGGCGAATATTGTCGTTGAAGCTGCGAATGGACCAACGACACCGAGGGCAACTAAAATACTACATGACCGTGGAGTATTACTTGTTCCAGATGTATTAGCATCAGCAGGAGGAGTGACTGTATCGTACTTCGAATGGGTCCAAAACAATCAAGGATATTATTGGACAGAAGAAGAAGTGAATACGAAACTTCGTGAAAAATTAACCAAATCATTTAGTGATATTTATGATTTACATGAAAATCGTCATATCGATATGCGTTTAGCAGCCTATATGTCAGGTATTAAGCGAACAGCTGAAGCAGTAAGATATCGTGGTTGGGCATAA
- a CDS encoding glucose-6-phosphate isomerase, translating into MTYIKLNKTMTEQFINDNELQRMQDFVKNAHHNLHEGTGAGSDFLGWLDLPLHYNRDEFSRIQQASQRIQEEVDVLLVIGIGGSYLGARAAIEMLTSPFKNSSTEIIFVGHHLSSDYMSELKSYLQDKTFAINVISKSGTTTEPAIAFRIFKNILEKSVGAERAKSLIFATTDKEKGALKELANNKDYETFIVPDNVGGRYSVLTAVGLLPIAVAGIDINEMMSGAKLAMDELSSSELLDNIAYEYAAMRNVLYNKGYTIELLVNYNPRLSYFNEWWKQLYGESEGKELKGIYPASANFTSDLHSLGQYIQEGRRDLFETTVTIDSPSADITIEENDDNLDGLNYLAGKTVHEVNEQAKIGTMLAHTSGGVPNIEVVVPELSAKSFGYLVYFFELACAMSGYLLGVNPFDQPGVEAYKKNMFALLGKPGYEDILKSLNNQSK; encoded by the coding sequence ATGACATATATTAAACTAAATAAAACGATGACAGAACAATTCATTAATGATAATGAGTTACAAAGAATGCAAGACTTTGTTAAAAATGCACATCACAATTTGCACGAAGGGACTGGCGCGGGGAGTGACTTTTTAGGATGGCTAGATTTACCACTCCATTATAATCGCGATGAATTCTCACGTATTCAACAGGCAAGTCAACGAATTCAAGAAGAAGTGGATGTGCTGTTAGTCATTGGTATCGGTGGTTCTTATCTCGGTGCTCGTGCTGCAATAGAAATGTTAACTTCACCTTTTAAGAATAGTAGTACAGAAATTATATTTGTAGGACACCATTTATCCAGTGATTACATGAGCGAGTTAAAATCATACCTTCAAGATAAAACATTTGCGATCAATGTTATCTCTAAATCAGGCACAACGACTGAACCTGCCATTGCATTTAGAATCTTCAAAAATATATTAGAAAAATCGGTTGGCGCTGAACGCGCTAAATCGCTAATTTTTGCAACAACGGATAAAGAAAAAGGTGCATTAAAAGAACTTGCCAATAATAAGGACTATGAAACTTTTATCGTACCAGATAATGTCGGTGGCCGTTATTCTGTTCTAACGGCTGTGGGTCTATTGCCAATTGCTGTTGCAGGGATCGATATTAATGAAATGATGAGCGGTGCAAAACTTGCTATGGATGAATTATCGAGTAGTGAATTATTGGATAATATTGCATATGAGTATGCTGCAATGCGTAATGTATTATATAATAAAGGATACACAATTGAATTACTTGTCAACTACAATCCAAGGTTGTCATATTTTAATGAATGGTGGAAACAATTATACGGAGAGTCAGAAGGTAAAGAACTTAAAGGTATTTACCCAGCAAGTGCTAATTTCACTTCAGATCTGCATTCTCTTGGACAGTATATTCAAGAAGGCCGAAGAGATTTATTTGAAACGACGGTTACAATTGATTCACCATCGGCAGATATTACGATTGAAGAGAATGATGATAACTTAGATGGTTTAAACTACTTAGCAGGTAAGACAGTTCATGAAGTGAATGAACAAGCAAAGATCGGTACGATGCTAGCACATACTTCTGGTGGTGTCCCGAATATTGAAGTTGTAGTTCCAGAATTAAGCGCTAAGTCATTCGGTTATTTAGTTTACTTCTTTGAATTGGCGTGTGCAATGAGTGGTTATTTACTTGGTGTTAATCCATTTGACCAACCAGGTGTTGAAGCATACAAGAAAAATATGTTCGCATTGTTAGGTAAGCCTGGTTATGAAGATATTTTAAAATCATTAAATAACCAATCTAAATAA
- a CDS encoding TVP38/TMEM64 family protein codes for MFDQLNNLLQNLSEENIKALMEQISPFDFILAFLLPFIESFLPFLPLFMFAVVNVNAFGVVLGFILTYTGTVSGCFAVFALINQFQQHRWVKRFLKIDNIQRFIDWVDHKGSIIIFIMLCIPFTPSSFINVIAAMSNITYKQYLFILIVSKFVMIFIMSFVGHDIASFFEKPIKSITTIILLVVLYIVAKFLEKKMHKQSSPQ; via the coding sequence ATGTTTGACCAATTGAATAACCTTCTCCAAAACTTATCAGAAGAAAATATTAAGGCTTTGATGGAACAAATATCTCCATTTGATTTCATACTGGCATTTCTCTTGCCATTTATTGAATCTTTCTTACCATTTTTACCACTATTTATGTTTGCGGTTGTTAATGTGAATGCGTTCGGAGTTGTGTTAGGATTTATATTAACTTATACAGGAACTGTATCAGGATGTTTTGCTGTATTTGCACTCATTAATCAGTTTCAACAGCATCGATGGGTTAAACGTTTCTTAAAAATTGATAATATACAAAGATTTATTGACTGGGTCGATCATAAAGGATCTATTATCATTTTTATTATGCTATGTATTCCATTTACTCCGTCATCTTTTATCAATGTTATCGCAGCAATGTCTAACATTACATACAAACAATATTTATTTATTTTAATTGTGAGTAAATTTGTCATGATATTTATCATGAGCTTTGTCGGTCATGATATCGCTTCTTTCTTTGAAAAGCCAATCAAATCAATCACAACCATTATATTATTAGTAGTTTTATATATTGTCGCTAAATTTTTAGAGAAAAAAATGCATAAACAATCAAGTCCGCAGTAA
- the lepB gene encoding signal peptidase I codes for MKKEIIEWIITIIIAVILFFVIRMFLFITYSVEGDSMFPTLKDGDKLIINKIGYQLTEIEQGDVVVFHANDQDDYVKRIIATPGDTFKYEDDQLFVNDQKVSEPYLETLKSNVGGRVTENIEMKNIYGMEGQSKIPEDHYLVLGDNRINSKDSRHFGLIERDQIVGEVSLRYFPFDTFKYSFDPAK; via the coding sequence ATGAAAAAAGAAATTATAGAGTGGATTATTACAATTATTATTGCTGTTATTTTATTTTTTGTAATCCGAATGTTTTTATTTATAACATATTCTGTTGAAGGGGATTCAATGTTCCCGACACTAAAAGATGGGGATAAGTTAATCATTAACAAAATTGGTTATCAACTGACAGAGATAGAGCAAGGTGATGTTGTAGTGTTTCATGCAAATGATCAAGACGATTATGTTAAGCGTATCATTGCTACACCCGGTGATACTTTTAAATATGAAGATGATCAATTATTTGTCAACGATCAGAAAGTTTCTGAACCTTATTTAGAAACACTCAAATCTAATGTTGGTGGTCGAGTGACTGAAAATATTGAGATGAAGAATATTTATGGGATGGAAGGTCAAAGTAAGATTCCTGAAGATCATTATTTAGTCCTTGGAGATAATCGTATTAATAGTAAAGATTCAAGACATTTTGGTTTAATCGAAAGAGATCAAATTGTTGGTGAAGTCAGCTTGAGATACTTCCCATTTGATACGTTTAAATACAGTTTTGATCCAGCGAAATAA